One Roseimaritima multifibrata DNA window includes the following coding sequences:
- the rpsI gene encoding 30S ribosomal protein S9 → MVAVKKDKINGDALGTGRRKSSVARVRVRPGDGKITVNRKTIADYFVNEQHRKAIAETLEAAGQSDKVDVIVRVNGGGITGQSGAIRMGLARALVSFSEELHDELREGGYLTRDSRMKERKKPGLRGARRATQFSKR, encoded by the coding sequence ATGGTCGCTGTCAAAAAAGACAAAATTAACGGAGACGCCCTCGGTACCGGGCGCCGCAAAAGCAGCGTTGCACGGGTTCGAGTTCGCCCCGGTGACGGTAAAATCACGGTCAACCGAAAAACGATCGCAGACTACTTCGTAAACGAACAACATCGCAAAGCGATTGCCGAAACGCTTGAAGCGGCTGGCCAAAGCGACAAAGTTGATGTCATCGTACGAGTGAATGGTGGTGGAATCACCGGACAAAGTGGCGCCATCCGAATGGGCCTAGCCCGTGCCCTTGTCAGTTTCAGCGAAGAACTTCACGACGAACTACGCGAAGGTGGTTACCTGACGCGTGATTCGCGAATGAAAGAACGTAAGAAACCAGGTCTTCGTGGTGCACGTCGTGCCACCCAGTTTAGCAAACGTTAA
- the rplM gene encoding 50S ribosomal protein L13, producing MVAQRTYMAKAGQVNKSWYVVDGSDEVLGRLASDIAVVLMGKHRPEYTPHVDCGDFVVVTNVDKIGMTGKKMDVRHYTWYTGYTGLRLESYGDRQARKPEDLLIHAVRRMLPKNKLASQMLKKLKVYTGPEHPHQAQQCQPLQRTSKKVS from the coding sequence ATGGTCGCGCAGCGAACATACATGGCCAAAGCGGGCCAAGTGAATAAAAGTTGGTACGTCGTTGACGGCTCCGATGAAGTTTTGGGACGTCTGGCCAGCGATATCGCGGTGGTTTTGATGGGCAAGCATCGTCCTGAGTACACCCCACACGTCGATTGCGGCGATTTCGTGGTCGTGACCAACGTCGACAAAATCGGCATGACCGGCAAGAAAATGGACGTCCGCCACTACACGTGGTACACCGGCTACACCGGTTTGCGTTTGGAAAGCTACGGCGATCGCCAAGCTCGCAAACCAGAAGACCTGCTGATCCACGCGGTCCGCCGAATGCTTCCAAAAAACAAATTGGCATCTCAGATGCTGAAAAAACTGAAGGTCTACACAGGTCCTGAGCACCCACATCAAGCTCAACAGTGCCAACCACTGCAACGGACCAGCAAGAAAGTTTCCTAA